CAGTTTGCCGAAGTAACAGGCAGCCCGGGGGCCGGTGCTTTGAGGTAGAATAACCCGCCGTCCGGCCCTGCCGTTTCCAGCCCGATCCGGGCGGAGGTGATGAACAGCGTCTGCAGGTCTGGCCCGCCGAAGCACAGGCTGGTGGGGCGCTTCACGGGCAGGGGATAGCGGGCCAGAACAGCGCCATCCGGTGCAAGCCGCTCAACCCGCGCGCCATCCCAGAAGGCCACCCAGATCGCGCCTTCCGCATCCACGCAGAGGCCGTCGGGCTTTCCCTGCTCCGGCGCATATTGCGCCAGCACCTGCGGGGCGCTGGCCATGCCTGTTGGGGCATCATATGCGAGCTTAAGGATCACACCGGCGGCGCTGTCCACCACGTAGAGCCGCGCGCCATCGGGGGCATGGGCGATGCCATTGGCCACGGTGAGCCCGCCGTGCAGGCGGCGCGGGCCGCTTTGCCCGTAAAGGTACAGCGCCCCCGTTGCCGCTTTGGCCCCTTCGCTCATGGTGCCGGCGAGCAGGCGGCCCGCAGGGTCGGTGGTGCAATCGTTCAGACGGTTGCCCGCAAGGCCGGGTTCGGGGCTGTGCAGGAAGGTGAGCGCGCCTGTCTCGGCGCAGAAGCGGAAGAGCCCGCTCTTCAGCGCCACCAGCGGGCGGGCGCTGCAGGAGGTACAGACCACGGCGCTGATCAGCTCCGGCATCTGCCAGATCTCCCACAGGCCGGTTTCGGGGTGCCGCCGGTGCAGACGGTGGGCGGCGATGTCCACCCACCACAGCCGCTGCGTGGCCATGTCCCACGCGGGGCTTTCGCCACAGAGCGCCTGTGCATCGCAGAGCAGGCGGGGAGCGGAAAGGGGAGCTGTCATTTGGCCTCGCGCAGTCGGGTGCGCAAGGATTAAAAGATATTATCTTTGATGTGAAGCCCTGTCAGACTCCAGTCAGCGCCCGCCCGACGCGCCCTGCGCCGCAAGCCCCTGCGTGAGCCGGGCGGCGGCGTCCTCCAGATGCGTCTGCATATGGGCCCGCGCCGCCGTGGCATCCTGCGCGACGATGGCATCGGCGATGGATTTATGCAGCGGCACGGATTTCAGATTGCGCGCCTCGTCGGGGTTGGTGATGCGGATCGACAGCATCAACCCGGTGAAGATCGCGCTCTCCAACGCATCGAGGTAGGGGTTGTTGGCCGCCCGCAGCACGGCAATGTGGAAGGTGGCATCGGCCAGCACGTATTTGCTGTTCTCCCCGGCGTGTTCGGAAAGCCGCTCGCTCGCGGCCACGATGGCGGCCAGCTGCGTGTCGCTGCGGCGGGTGGCGGCGTGGAAGGCGGCGTCGGGCTCGATGGATTGGCGCAGCTCCATCAGGCTCTGCAGCCGCGCGCCGTCGATCTGGATGGACTGGTGCCACATCAGCACGTCGCGATCCAGCATCTGCCAGTTGCGCACGTCCTGCACCCGCGTGCCCACGCGCTGCCGCACTTCCAGCAGGCCCTTGGACACCAAGAGCTTTACCCCTTCGCGCACCACCGTGCGGCTGACGTCGAACTCCTCGCAGAGCGCGTTTTCATCGGGCAGCAGCTGCCCCGGCGCCAGTGACCCCGACAGGATCCGCTCGCCGATATCGCGGGCAAGCTGCCCCGCAAGCGAGCGGCTGAACGCCGAACTGCGCGACAGCAGAAGATCGGTATCGGACGGGGGCATGGTGGACTCCTGTGTTTCCCGAAATAATAATATATTTTTCAGCCTGCGCAATCGGCTTTCATGGATTTCTTCCGCTTGAGGGCTTCCATTCATCCCAATAAAGATATTATGTTTGTTAAAAATCCCATCGCCCCATCCGCAGGACTCCACCCCATGACAGCGCAGAACATCGTTCTTTTCATCACCGATCAATGGCGCTGGGACACGCTGAACGATCCCGAGAGCCCGGCCAGGTTGCCCCATCTGCAGGCCTTCGCGCAGGAGGCCACGAACCATGTGAACGCCTTCACATCCGTGCCGCTCTGCACCCCGGCGCGGGCGAGCCTCTTTACCGGCAAATGGCCGCATCAGACCGGCACGATGGACAATGTGCAAGGCTCCAGCTTCTACCCGAATGGCAAGCTGCACCCGAGCCACCCAACCTATATGGAACGCCTGCAGGCGGCGGGCTATGCCGTGTCCTTCGTGGGCAAATGGCACCTTGGCGATGGCACGCTCACCGAACGCGGCATCCGCGCCTTGATGAGCGATGGCGGCTACGATCCGCTGATCCCGCCCGCCGATCTGGAGTTCGCCAGCCCCCGCAAGACGCCCTTCTACGGCACGATTACCAAAGGCACCCATCCCGATGAAACCCGCGTGCGTATCGGCATGGCGGAACTGGAGCGGCTGGCGCAGGGCGATCAGCCCTTCTGCCTCATCGTCTCGCTGCCGGGGCCGCATTTCCCGCACCATGTGCCAGCGGAATGGGTGGCGCTTTATGACGATCTGCCGCCGGATTTCATGCCCGCAAACCACCTGCCGCAGTTCTCCGAGGTAGGAAAGCCGCAGGCGCAGGGCGCGGCCTATTGGCCCTGCCAGGACACCCGCAGCCTCACGCAGGACGACTGGCGCCGCACCGCGCAGCATTACTGGGGGTTCTGCTCTTTCATTGACGATCTCTTCGGCCAGTTCCGAGCGCATATGACGGCGCTGGGGCTGGATGCCTCCACCACGCTGGCCTTCACCGCCGATCACGGCGAGATGCTTGGCGCCCATGGCTGGTTCGACAAGGGGCCGTTTTTCTACGAGGAAGTCATGCGCATCCCGATGCTGATCCGCGCGCCAGGGCAGAGTACTGGGCAGGGTACGGGGCAGGACGCGGGGCAGAGGCAGGAGGGCTACGTGAGCTTTCGCGATCTGATGCCCACGTTGATCGCCCAAAG
The sequence above is drawn from the Pseudoruegeria sp. SHC-113 genome and encodes:
- a CDS encoding FadR/GntR family transcriptional regulator, with the protein product MPPSDTDLLLSRSSAFSRSLAGQLARDIGERILSGSLAPGQLLPDENALCEEFDVSRTVVREGVKLLVSKGLLEVRQRVGTRVQDVRNWQMLDRDVLMWHQSIQIDGARLQSLMELRQSIEPDAAFHAATRRSDTQLAAIVAASERLSEHAGENSKYVLADATFHIAVLRAANNPYLDALESAIFTGLMLSIRITNPDEARNLKSVPLHKSIADAIVAQDATAARAHMQTHLEDAAARLTQGLAAQGASGGR
- a CDS encoding SMP-30/gluconolactonase/LRE family protein, translated to MTAPLSAPRLLCDAQALCGESPAWDMATQRLWWVDIAAHRLHRRHPETGLWEIWQMPELISAVVCTSCSARPLVALKSGLFRFCAETGALTFLHSPEPGLAGNRLNDCTTDPAGRLLAGTMSEGAKAATGALYLYGQSGPRRLHGGLTVANGIAHAPDGARLYVVDSAAGVILKLAYDAPTGMASAPQVLAQYAPEQGKPDGLCVDAEGAIWVAFWDGARVERLAPDGAVLARYPLPVKRPTSLCFGGPDLQTLFITSARIGLETAGPDGGLFYLKAPAPGLPVTSANWPLSPLA
- a CDS encoding sulfatase-like hydrolase/transferase; translation: MTAQNIVLFITDQWRWDTLNDPESPARLPHLQAFAQEATNHVNAFTSVPLCTPARASLFTGKWPHQTGTMDNVQGSSFYPNGKLHPSHPTYMERLQAAGYAVSFVGKWHLGDGTLTERGIRALMSDGGYDPLIPPADLEFASPRKTPFYGTITKGTHPDETRVRIGMAELERLAQGDQPFCLIVSLPGPHFPHHVPAEWVALYDDLPPDFMPANHLPQFSEVGKPQAQGAAYWPCQDTRSLTQDDWRRTAQHYWGFCSFIDDLFGQFRAHMTALGLDASTTLAFTADHGEMLGAHGWFDKGPFFYEEVMRIPMLIRAPGQSTGQGTGQDAGQRQEGYVSFRDLMPTLIAQSAGADVLSAEERARSYTASTADCAFYGYDAYQGRQFKFRGIRESRLKYAWSPHDIEELYDLEADPQERMNRAQDPALAAEKARLKARLFGWMRAENDALACGGYQLPVGSYIDGRPAEAQHDHKPHLNLALKG